The Prochlorococcus sp. MIT 0801 genomic sequence TGGATTAATACTTATTTCAGCTATCTCTCTCAAGGCTTGAACATTAGGTCCTTTTAGAGTGCCATCAGTTGCAATATCTGTTGATATGATTGCTGCTAATTCAAGATCGTTAAGTTGTCTTGCTAGGTCTAGAGAAGATATTTCGCTTTGTTTTAACCAACCTCGAGTGGCTACCATCCCCTCTTTGGCATCAATCCCTACTGCAACTCTTTTTGGATATTCTTTGGATAAGTCTTTAACTAATTTGGGGTTCTCTATCGCAATTGTTCCTAAAATAATTCTGTCTATACCAATGTCGAATAATTCTTTTGCACGATCAATGCTCCTAATTCCACCTCCAAGTTGAATCGGTATTGTAATAGATTTTTTTATCTCTTTAATTTTTAGATCATTTATGGGCTCACCTGTCTTAGCACCATCAAGATCTACAAGATGTAATCGTTTTGCTCCCTTGCTTTCCCAAATCTGAGCTTGTTTTACAGGATCACTATTGAACTTAGTAACTTCATTATAATTTCCCTGATTTAGTCGAACACATTTACCATTGAGTAGATCTATTGCAGGTATGATTTCCATCAAGAAAAAAATTATTACTATTCATCTAACATCATCTATGTAGCTCTGGGAGATTATCTATAGGCTTTAATATAATTTTTTTAATAAATGATCTTGAAAGTTCTTTTTTACGGCGGA encodes the following:
- the hisA gene encoding 1-(5-phosphoribosyl)-5-[(5-phosphoribosylamino)methylideneamino]imidazole-4-carboxamide isomerase is translated as MEIIPAIDLLNGKCVRLNQGNYNEVTKFNSDPVKQAQIWESKGAKRLHLVDLDGAKTGEPINDLKIKEIKKSITIPIQLGGGIRSIDRAKELFDIGIDRIILGTIAIENPKLVKDLSKEYPKRVAVGIDAKEGMVATRGWLKQSEISSLDLARQLNDLELAAIISTDIATDGTLKGPNVQALREIAEISINPVIASGGIGSIADLISLADFEDEGIEGIIVGRALYDGSIDLNEAILTLKNLILQDSFNDKDKFLV